Proteins from a single region of Streptomyces sp. HUAS 15-9:
- a CDS encoding DsbA family protein: MSDSSPAPTGIAVPVLEVWCELQCPDCRSALDDLHALRARYGDRLELRLRHFPLEKHKHAFAAAQAAEEALEQGKGWAYVEAVLGRVEELTRRGEPFLVEVARELGLDAEEFDTALIDGRHILIVDADQAEGKAIGVTGTPTYVIAGERLDGGKSQEGLRERIEEITDRLLAGQD, from the coding sequence ATGAGCGACTCCTCCCCCGCACCCACCGGTATCGCCGTTCCCGTACTCGAGGTGTGGTGCGAACTCCAGTGCCCGGACTGCCGCAGCGCCCTGGACGACTTGCACGCCCTGCGCGCCCGCTACGGCGACCGGCTGGAACTGCGGCTGCGGCACTTCCCGCTGGAGAAGCACAAGCACGCCTTCGCCGCGGCGCAGGCCGCCGAGGAGGCCCTGGAACAGGGCAAGGGCTGGGCGTACGTGGAGGCCGTGCTCGGACGGGTCGAGGAACTGACCCGCAGGGGAGAACCCTTCCTGGTCGAGGTCGCCCGCGAACTAGGTCTGGACGCCGAGGAGTTCGACACCGCACTGATCGACGGGCGGCACATCCTGATCGTCGACGCCGACCAGGCCGAGGGCAAGGCGATCGGTGTGACGGGCACCCCGACGTATGTCATCGCCGGCGAACGCCTCGACGGCGGCAAGAGCCAGGAGGGGCTGCGCGAGCGCATCGAGGAGATCACCGACCGGCTGCTGGCCGGGCAGGACTGA
- a CDS encoding CGNR zinc finger domain-containing protein yields MLITHDTRCALDTVVDLVNTVPEDDTTADGLPDVAALEDFVRTHKISDVGILSEFDLSAVRKIRGRFAGIFAAPDGRSAAGLINELVAAAGTTPRLTDHDGYDWHVHYFAPGASVADHLAADCGMALAFFVVAGEQERLRRCEAPDCRRAFVDLSRNRSRRYCDSRTCGNRLHVAAYRARRKEAAG; encoded by the coding sequence GTGCTGATCACCCACGACACCCGGTGCGCCCTCGACACCGTGGTGGATCTGGTGAACACCGTGCCGGAGGACGACACGACGGCGGACGGACTGCCGGATGTCGCGGCCCTCGAAGATTTTGTGCGAACGCACAAAATAAGTGATGTCGGGATCCTGTCCGAGTTCGACCTGTCGGCGGTGCGCAAGATCCGCGGACGGTTCGCGGGGATCTTCGCGGCTCCCGACGGCCGGTCCGCGGCCGGCCTGATCAACGAACTGGTCGCCGCCGCCGGCACGACGCCCCGGCTGACGGACCACGACGGCTACGACTGGCATGTGCACTACTTCGCCCCCGGCGCCTCCGTGGCCGACCACCTCGCCGCCGACTGCGGAATGGCACTGGCCTTCTTCGTGGTCGCCGGGGAGCAGGAGCGGCTGCGGCGCTGCGAGGCCCCCGACTGCCGGCGCGCCTTCGTCGACCTCTCCCGGAACCGCTCGCGGCGCTACTGCGACAGCCGCACCTGCGGGAACCGGCTGCACGTGGCCGCGTACCGGGCACGGCGCAAGGAGGCGGCGGGCTGA
- a CDS encoding SsgA family sporulation/cell division regulator, whose protein sequence is MNTTVSCELHLRLVVSSESSLPVPAGLRYDTADPYAVHATFHTGAEETVEWVFARDLLAEGLHRPTGTGDVRVWPSRSHGQGVVCIALSSPEGEALLEAPARALESFLKRTDAAVPPGTEHRHFDLDQELSHILAES, encoded by the coding sequence ATGAACACCACGGTCAGCTGCGAGCTGCACCTGCGCCTCGTTGTGTCGAGCGAGTCCTCCCTGCCTGTCCCCGCAGGCCTGCGGTACGACACGGCCGACCCCTACGCCGTGCACGCCACCTTCCACACCGGAGCCGAGGAGACCGTCGAGTGGGTGTTCGCCCGCGACCTCCTCGCCGAGGGTCTGCACCGGCCCACAGGCACCGGCGACGTCCGCGTCTGGCCGTCCCGCAGCCATGGCCAGGGCGTCGTGTGCATCGCCCTGAGCTCCCCGGAGGGGGAGGCCCTGCTCGAGGCCCCTGCGCGGGCCCTGGAGTCCTTCCTGAAGCGGACGGATGCCGCCGTGCCTCCGGGCACGGAACACCGGCACTTCGATCTGGATCAGGAGCTCTCGCACATCCTGGCGGAAAGCTAG
- a CDS encoding TIGR02611 family protein, whose protein sequence is MNTGSNEPGDVAVASGEAEADGVRVGSGLGSKAPEFIKARRALHVSWQVGIFVVGLAVVVAGVVLLPLPGPGWVVIFAGMAVWATEFVWAQLVLRWTKRKVTEAAQRALEPKVRRRNIALTVIGLVIVAVLVGIYVGRFGVVMPWELKHQ, encoded by the coding sequence GTGAATACGGGGAGTAACGAGCCGGGCGACGTCGCTGTGGCGTCCGGCGAGGCGGAGGCGGACGGGGTGCGCGTCGGAAGCGGGCTCGGATCGAAGGCGCCGGAGTTCATCAAGGCGCGGCGCGCCCTGCACGTGAGCTGGCAGGTCGGCATCTTCGTCGTCGGCCTGGCGGTCGTCGTCGCGGGCGTCGTCCTGCTGCCTTTGCCGGGACCCGGCTGGGTGGTGATCTTCGCCGGTATGGCGGTCTGGGCCACGGAGTTCGTCTGGGCCCAGTTGGTGTTGCGCTGGACCAAGCGCAAGGTCACGGAGGCGGCCCAGCGGGCGCTGGAACCGAAGGTCCGTCGGCGCAACATCGCCCTCACGGTGATCGGCCTGGTGATCGTGGCCGTCCTCGTCGGGATCTACGTCGGGAGGTTCGGCGTCGTGATGCCCTGGGAGCTCAAGCACCAGTGA